The following proteins are encoded in a genomic region of Zea mays cultivar B73 chromosome 9, Zm-B73-REFERENCE-NAM-5.0, whole genome shotgun sequence:
- the LOC103638756 gene encoding nuclear intron maturase 4, mitochondrial: protein MSILASGRARLLRGLSSHCTQRPQQQGYYVACVRRYRSRHMSLDGVEDAAEQAVEPPPVSLAKSLASLAEEAAAVQRQRKPLTRMERKRLAELHIKKRVKEQYLNGKFYRLMDKVVANAETLEDAYDIVRLNSNVDLASSKDDVCFATLAEELRNGAFDVRANAFSVVAKRKRGHLVLPRLNLKVVQEAIRVVLEVVYRPQFSKISHGCRSGRGYHSVFRFISDEIGIPDWFFTVPLHKAVDSNVTSKLMSLIQEKIDDAQLVAFMQNMFDAKVINLVFGGYPKGHGLPQEGVLAPILMNIYLDSFDHEIFRICLKHEGLGSEATDVSEDRGSNLRRWFRSQLKGKDESSENQTDCLIKIKLYACRYMDEIFVAVSGSRDVAEDMKSEMVAYLNKSLYLEVDDKIHLVPIRRNPRGLQFAGFVVRVETKENAKLKAVHKLKQKIGLFASQKQEIWDAMNLRVGKKWLAYGLRRIKESEIKSLGLSTPLLDHIAQFRKEGMKTDHWFKTLLKVWMQDVNAKNELNEDVLLSKYIAEPALAQDLRDAFYNFQKQAKDYISSETAATEALLSDLKSTCTDGSVIKIHAPLNYIQKCLHRYGIINLEGFPRHVSALVLQDDELIVSWFAGIIHRWIRWFSEVDNFKELQLMFVECVRKSCIRTLSAKYRMYERLTEKRFELDDHGIPMVEDFEAIIKPLESSYSVASTDEALVYGISASGVVVLTLSRVRVPTRQFNCFVMGCQSASPSMYVLHVKEKQRFPGWRTGFSSSIDGILDGKRIGLCTKHVKDIYLGHISLQSVDFGSLIR from the exons ATGTCCATCCTAGCGTCCGGTCGCGCCCGCCTCCTCCGTGGACTCTCCAGCCACTGCACGCAGCGGCCTCAACAGCAAG GATACTATGTCGCGTGCGTCCGGCGGTACAGGTCGCGACACATGTCACTCGATGGAGTTGAGGACGCGGCGGAGCAAGCCGTCGAACCGCCGCCGGTGTCTCTGGCGAAGAGCCTGGCTTCTCTCGCCGAGGAGGCCGCGGCCGTCCAGAGGCAGAGGAAGCCCCTCACACGGATGGAGCGGAAGCGGTTAGCCGAGCTCCACATCAAGAAGAGGGTCAAGGAGCAGTACCTCAACGGCAAGTTCTACCGCCTCATGGATAAGGTCGTGGCGAATGCTGAGACGCTGGAGGATGCATACGACATCGTGCGTCTGAATTCAAACGTTGATCTAGCGTCTTCAAAGGATGATGTATGCTTTGCCACGCTGGCAGAGGAGCTGAGGAACGGGGCGTTTGATGTCCGAGCTAATGCTTTCTCAGTGGTCGCGAAGAGAAAACGGGGACACCTTGTTCTTCCTAGGCTGAACTTGAAAGTGGTTCAGGAAGCGATAAGAGTGGTGCTTGAGGTTGTCTACAGGCCTCAATTCTCAAAGATATCACATGGTTGTCGCAGTGGGCGAGGATATCACTCAGTTTTCAGATTTATATCTGATGAAATCGGGATTCCAGATTGGTTCTTTACTGTCCCGTTGCACAAGGCGGTTGATAGCAATGTGACCTCTAAGCTTATGTCGCTAATACAGGAGAAGATCGATGACGCCCAGTTAGTTGCATTCATGCAAAATATGTTTGATGCCAAGGTGATCAATTTGGTATTTGGTGGGTACCCCAAGGGTCATGGGCTGCCTCAAGAAGGAGTACTTGCACCAATCCTGATGAACATATATCTTGACAGTTTTGACCACGAGATATTCAGGATTTgcttgaaacatgaaggccttgGTTCAGAGGCAACAGATGTTTCAGAAGACCGTGGGTCAAATTTGCGTCGCTGGTTTCGGAGCCAACTGAAGGGCAAGGATGAAAGTAGTGAAAATCAAACAGATTGTCTGATAAAGATAAAGCTATATGCTTGTAGATATATGGATGAGATTTTTGTTGCAGTTTCTGGATCCAGAGATGTCGCGGAAGATATGAAATCTGAAATGGTTGCTTACTTAAACAAATCACTTTACTTGGAAGTTGATGATAAAATTCATCTTGTGCCGATCAGAAGGAACCCACGAGGCTTACAGTTTGCTGGTTTTGTGGTCAGAGTAGAAACGAAGGAAAATGCTAAACTGAAAGCTGTGCATAAGCTGAAGCAGAAGATTGGTTTGTTTGCTTCTCAGAAGCAAGAGATTTGGGACGCTATGAATCTTAGAGTAGGAAAGAAGTGGTTGGCATATGGATTGAGAAGAATAAAAGAGAGTGAGATCAAGTCGCTTGGCCTTAGCACCCCTTTGTTGGATCACATTGCACAATTTAGGAAAGAGGGAATGAAGACAGATCACTGGTTCAAAACATTGCTAAAGGTATGGATGCAGGATGTCAATGCCAAAAATGAGCTAAATGAGGATGTTCTCTTATCAAAATACATTGCTGAGCCAGCACTTGCACAAGACCTTAGGGATGCATTCTACAACTTTCAGAAGCAAGCTAAGGATTACATTTCATCAGAGACTGCTGCAACGGAAGCATTGTTGTCCGATTTGAAGAGTACCTGCACTGATGGCAGTGTCATAAAAATTCATGCACCTCTTAACTATATTCAGAAGTGCCTTCATCGCTATGGTATAATTAATCTAGAAGGTTTCCCTAGGCATGTATCGGCCCTTGTCTTGCAAGATGATGAGTTAATAGTAAGTTGGTTTGCAGGAATAATTCATCGTTGGATAAGATGGTTTTCTGAAGTTGACAATTTCAAGGAACTTCAGCTTATGTTTGTGGAATGTGTCAGAAAATCCTGCATCAGGACACTATCTGCGAAGTATAGGATGTATGAAAGGCTCACAGAAAAGCGGTTTGAACTTGATGATCATGGCATTCCAATGGTTGAGGATTTTGAGGCAATAATTAAACCTTTAGAATCTAGTTATTCTGTGGCTTCTACTGATGAAGCTTTGGTGTATGGCATTTCTGCTAGCGGTGTAGTTGTGCTAACACTGTCAAGAGTTAGAGTCCCTACTCGACAATTTAACTGCTTTGTTATGGGCTGCCAATCTGCGTCACCAAGTATGTATGTGCTTCATGTGAAGGAGAAACAGCGTTTCCCTGGATGGAGGACAGGTTTCTCGTCATCAATCGATGGGATTTTGGATGGTAAACGAATTGGACTGTGCACCAAGCATGTTAAAGATATATATCTGGGACACATCTCCCTTCAATCAGTCGATTTTGGTTCCCTGATTAGATGA